The sequence tcccttattGAAATCTACTAGataatttcctttcattttcctcGTCTTTCTATTTTAGCTTAGTGCCAAATGCACATTATCTTTGTTTatactttccatttttttgctTGACTATGTAAGTGAGCTGTTTCATCCAactaaaataaagtttgaaaacTGTAGTGCTGAATCAAAGTACTAAAGATTAGGTAGTGTATTGTAGAAGTGAATTATTggtttcaatttaaatttagatGTTGAATATAATTAGATTCATTACATATTTGTCAACATGCCATACTAAATGTTTGTGGCTAACCACATGTTGGATATACAACATATAGGAACATTGGTCTTTTGTAGGCTATTGAAGAATATTGTATACAAACTCAAATGTTTCCCTATagttaaaaattggaaatgcaAATCTGCGATATGAGCTTTCCTTTTGGTCTAACATTGACATATTATGTGACATGCCTTTTTGTTGTTTACAAATTCTAAAAGCTCAtgatagaatttatttatttttcattccacCTAACACTTTTGTGTCTTTGGTTCTTTAAATAAAActcatttcaataaattaaaatatttcataaacaaaatggaaaagtagaaagaaatcAGGATTGACAAATTTCTTTGTGATTAAAATTCATGCAAAAGAATTCTAAACTAAATAGGAATTTGGCATAAAAAAGAGAGGGTAAAAGATCTAGTCAAagtcattaatttttaaaaacccttaAGTGTTATGCTTTAAGGTTCAGTTAGGTCTCTTTACTTAATATTTTAGGTAATCTTTTAGTAGAATCTACCTTTTAAGTGTACATCATTTACATTTTGAAACAAGTAATTTTGCTTGATGTGTTTGGTCTCTGAATACTTAATATTCTTATCAAACATCCTTTAGTGTTTCCTATGTAATCATCTGGAATATGAGCCCTCCAAATTTACTTGTACTTATATTCAACTCTATTAGTTATCCAGCATTTGAAAATGCATGTTTTAGTTATGTTTCTGTTTTTTTATGCAATAATGAGAACATTatgattttgttcattttcaggATCAGAGAATTACTGGAATTCAGGAAGTCCTACATGTGGTAGAACCATCTAAGGTTTGTAGTTAACACACTTATGACTGAAATCTGGTACTTCTGTTGTACTTAGAAAGAAACTAAATGAATGTCTTACAATGTAGTAATGTAGAAATGAACACAATGCTGAAAactgtaaaaaaatattaaaaatagatgtTAAGTAGGTACACCTGGATTATAATTGCAGTGATGATGGTCCCAACTCATGAATGTTTTACATCCCTAGAAGTTACACGACTCAATAAAGAAGAGCAAACAACAAAATACCTATTCTGTCTGCATGAATTATGTATTGATCACCACTTGTCCATGtaataatttattctattatttGGAGCATGCCTCCCTTCATCCACTATTTTGCccttaagccatatttttgttaaaacatGAGATTCTAGCTCTTCTTCTACAACTGGTTTATCTCTTGATTGACAATTGTTATTATCCAGATTGctagttattttattgaaggtATAAtgcttctatttatttttctggcTATTATTAGATCAGAAAACGTCATTTGGCTCTGTTTTGATCTCtatggttctttttttttttctatatttcttttcaaaattaaatttgctactatattattatttatttatcttttctctctttggataGTCTTAAGCCTTTTATCTATAGTTATTGATTTGGTCATTGGAAGCTTGATAAAACAGTAACATCATAGTTGTTAGCAATTCTGTTGTGGtacaatttaggaattattATTGGATTGGTTAGAAGCTAGGCACTCAGGCATTTTATGGatattggtcatttttttttctctcctctgTAAACAAATAACTATGAAGTTAATCCTCTTAACTGATACTTTCTCTTCTAGTTGTTGCTGATAAGATTGTTATTGAGACTTAAGAGCTTTAATCTTAATTAATggagattttaataaaaattccctTTGCGTTTTACAGTATCTTTTGACGTTGTTGGGCTGTGGAAGCTTGCTAACTGTGAAACAATAAACAGAGAACATTTAACTTAGCTCACCAAAGCTTTAATCTGACTACTTAGGGTTGGATACATGgctttttttcacatttcatcTTTATCTATGAAGAATTTGTTAAAGTTTGGGATTTTGTATTAAACTGTAGAATATCATTGGTTTGGTTAAAGATATCTTTCTAGGAAAATATTATGtgttttatataattaactttctttcttgtctttctAGAAGAGAAGAAAGTATATAGGGGTGGGGTAGTGTTATGattggaaattttttgtttagaaTAATTGaggtgttttcaattgttttttgttgcattttctACTGTTCACCAATCCTATATAGAATATCACATGCCTGCACTATCTATTAGTAAATATAGCTTCAAGTTCATATGGATACTTACCACAATATGTTGTAGAGACTATATTATATCTGCATAAACTTTATGAATTAATTCAACTAGTCTTTGATCCACTACTTCACTCGTACTGCTATATGAATCCTTCGTTGCCAACCAACTTCATGTTTGAATCAAGCCTTCACTTCATGTTGTTCTGGCCACCTCTATCGCATGCTTAATGGTCAATAGTTGAACATAATATTTGAGTGATAGAATCTGCATAGTCAGGGTATATGCTGTAATTGATTGAGATTTGTTATATTAGCTTCCAATCTTTCTTGCTGGTTCTTGCTTCTTAAAAGTTGTCTTCAATGCTTATTTTGGCCTCCCTTTTCATAGCCCTTGAAACCTGGTTGGCGTAGCAAGTGTTGGGTGGGATCGTTGTAggtttccattttaattttaggagaggcaaaaatttacctatataaaatgtttgttttgttgTCATATTTATTTCCAAACATAAGTGACTTTAACTTCTTCTTGTTCAAACATACCAGAAAAGCCCTATGTTATTTACAATAAACATTAATCCTTCTTAGTTTATTCATTATGTACTATATCTAAGCTTTTCCATTCCTCTCATGTCCCTTTTTTCTTCCCATTCTCAGCTTCTCCTTGTTGGACTACATATATATACGGACTTTTTGAAGAAACCAACTTGTAGCATTCATAGATTACTTGGAACTGTTTTTGAGGTATTCTCTTTTCCTAtgctccttcttctttcttctctgtGTGTCTGTCTCcgtctctctctcattttcttgcgAGAACATCATGCAATGTAGGGAAACCCATAATTATTGTGATGTTTCTGCAATCAACTTTTCTTCCAAACTGTGCAACTATTATCATTTGTTAAGTTCACTAAGATGTAACTTATTTGTTATAGTCAGCCCCATTAATCACTCACTGTTACAACATATTTTTGCTTTGTCTTTGTTTACCAAAATTGCTTTCAATTTCTTACCTTGAAAGGATGAGGTGATTGAATATTAACTCTATGAACGAATTTGATgcattatacaaattaatttcgaaaaaaactataatatggGATTTATTGAGATCTTTGTGAAGATACGATGGACTTTTCACTTTCGAATCAAGGTCCATGTATAAATACATTAGGCCTAGTATACACCTACAAAGTTAAGATAGAAAGTTATGTACAtgagagtgagagtgagagtcATAAACTAATTGCATCAAAATAATGTCCCTCTTCGATATGTGCGATCATTTAACTATTAATGTCTTGTCCCTGGTAAAAGGTTCTTTTCGATAACTGTTATAAGATGTAATTATGTTTTTAGGATGATGAGGAATGGAAGTGGAAAGAAACATAGAAATCGGTTGGAGATGAGGACATGGGAAAAGGTGGGTAGGGAGGAAGCCACCATTCATATTCCTTAAGCAACTTCATGGCATTAGATTATGGATACATGTATATACTAAGGATTTGAATATAGAAAGGGGCCCTTCAATCCATGCTCCCTCGTTTCCTCTATGTCTTATGTGTcactaagaaaaaaatcttagacGTTCGATTACCATCACATGGCCCGACGATGACCCCTTTATGGCCTTTCTCTCCAccctctcttctcctctttccttCATCATTATATTCATACATAATCCCTATTTActttgttgtcattttttttgtaacaagtttctatttaattaagTGATGGAAGAGGACATGTTCTGCTACATTCATGAAGGCGGTCAGCTAGTTAAATGTGTTGGAGGGTCTATTCAATATCAAGGTGGTCGTAGCGAATCGATGGTTGTTAGTCGGCATATGTCACATAGTGATTTCGTTTCAAAACTGTGTGATGCACTGCACTTTGACCAGAATTCTATCAAATTGGAATTCACGTCAAGTTTGAGCCATCATGTCTACTACCGTTGCATGATGATGAGCCCTACTTAAGATGTTTCGATTCAACGAAATGTTTTGTCACGTTATGTCTCATCATCAAGTGAAGTTGTTGAAGGCTATATAGCACCGAATAGGTACTGATAGCCTTCCCAACATCACATCCACTATGTCTATTAACTTTCTTCAAATATATGTAGatggatgaattttttttttcctttgtagtgCCCCTTCTCCTATTGTTGGTTCGAATTCTGCACACCTACTTCCATCCGTGGCATCTACCAATTAATATTGTAATGACTCTTTACAATTGAGTCATATGGGTTTTCCCATAGATGTGCGGAAGCAAATATACTCGAACGTGACTCAAGCGGTTTGAAAATTCCATTATGGGTAGTGGACATACCTTCTCCAATGCTGCCGAGTTCCGTGATGCCGTTTATTTGATGTCAATTGCTGGTAGATTCCGTTATCGCTTCAAGAGGAATAGTACGAAACACATGACAGTTGTTTGCACAGTTACTCAATGTCCTTGGAAAGTCACAGCTCGTGCAATTGGGGATTCGAACATCGTCCAGGTTCACACTTTTCATAACCATCATAATCATAGTTTAGAAGATGTTGCTACATGCCAACCTTTAGTGAGATCTAATCGCGCTTCATTGCTTATTGATGATGTCATCCGGTCCACTCCCGATTACCAAACCCTCCAAATTTGTAAGGACTTTCAAAGGCAACATGAGATGCAATTGATGTATCTTCAAGCATGGAATATCAAGGAAAAGGCAAATGAGCGCATTTATGGAGAACccaaatattattacaaattgttgCCTTGGATGTGTGAGAAAATGGTTGCAACAAATCCGAGAAGCATTGTTGAGTTGGGGCATTCAAGTGATGGACATTTTGAGCAACTCTTTGTTGCTCATTCGGTATCTATCCAAGGGTTTGCAATGGGGTGTCGGCCAATCATAGCTATTGACTCCACCCATATGAGTGGGCCATATAGGGGTGTGTTATTTTCGGCGACCGCATACGATGCTAATGACGCCATGTTCCCCTTAGCCTTTGGCGTGATGAACTCAGAAAATTATGACGATTGGTCTTGGTTTTTGCAAAATTTGAAGAAGCTTGTTGGAGATAAGGAAGTCATTATTATCTCGAATAGACATCCCGCTCTCCTTCGAAGTGTTCCTGAAGTGTTTGGGCTTGAAAACCATGCCTACTGTTACCGTCACTTGAAGGAAAATTTCAGCTCTTTCTTGAGCAAACATAACACAAGAGGGAAcaaaggtaaagaaaatgcACTCCAATTCCTTGATAGTATTGCCTATGCAAGGTTAGAGCACGATTACAATGTTTCCATGTTTGAACTACGGAAATACAATGATGTTTTGGCCAAatgggttgaagaaaatgaaccCGAACATTGGGCTATGTCCAAATTCCCAAAACAAAGATGGGATAAAATGACCACAAACCTTGCCGAGTCGTTTAATGCTTGGCTAAGGAATGAAAGACATCACTCCATTTGTACAT is a genomic window of Vitis riparia cultivar Riparia Gloire de Montpellier isolate 1030 chromosome 1, EGFV_Vit.rip_1.0, whole genome shotgun sequence containing:
- the LOC117920688 gene encoding uncharacterized protein LOC117920688, with amino-acid sequence MGSGHTFSNAAEFRDAVYLMSIAGRFRYRFKRNSTKHMTVVCTVTQCPWKVTARAIGDSNIVQVHTFHNHHNHSLEDVATCQPLVRSNRASLLIDDVIRSTPDYQTLQICKDFQRQHEMQLMYLQAWNIKEKANERIYGEPKYYYKLLPWMCEKMVATNPRSIVELGHSSDGHFEQLFVAHSVSIQGFAMGCRPIIAIDSTHMSGPYRGVLFSATAYDANDAMFPLAFGVMNSENYDDWSWFLQNLKKLVGDKEVIIISNRHPALLRSVPEVFGLENHAYCYRHLKENFSSFLSKHNTRGNKGKENALQFLDSIAYARLEHDYNVSMFELRKYNDVLAKWVEENEPEHWAMSKFPKQRWDKMTTNLAESFNAWLRNERHHSICTFLMEHMAKLGSMLVKHKEESNNWKGCIGPKIEEKVQQKIVKGEVYPVTPFMNGIFGVSIGTTFLNVDIIKRTCTCRGWEMLGISCEHAAAVILSIGQNVVDFVQDWYKFPMQELIYSGFFSGIETHDMPMVANDGLVQSITGEVFPSLNRPHTKRPPGRPRKKCIESQFQDKRTVKLPKSRCSGKKFLSIMDTLPMDKKNVISDMGFGGLLQLGCKELRYKLIMWIVANYDIGYHRLCMATRVVVPVTPKDVREVLGIPDNGVDILIYNRRGTPNRTYDIKILETNLHDLPVGEEFMKSFLIFACATILTPNSKQEGMHDLWDMVWDSEVGVRKNWVKFVLQYV